The genomic DNA TGCTCAGGACTTCGCGGATACGTTATCCTTTTTTGTAACGGTCAACGCACCGTTCTCTTCATCAATAAAGAGAGAATCACCTTTAGTGATATTACCCGACAGCAACTCCTCAGACAGACGGTCCTCGATATGCTTCTGGATTGCACGACGTAGTGGACGCGCACCATACGCCGGATCAAAGCCTTCCTTCGCAAGGAATGCCTTAGCCTTGTCTGTCAACTCAAAGTCCACCTCGTACTCATTCAGACGCTTACGCAGCTCTTCGGACATGAGGGACACGATTTCGGCGATGTGTTTTTCTTCGAGAGAATGGAAAACGATAATTTCATCAATCCGGTTCAAGAACTCGGGACGGAAGCTTTTCTTCAGTTCATCCATCACTTTGCCCTTCATGTTATCATAATCCGCACCAGCGTCCACAACAGCTGTAAAGCCGAGCGTGGAGTTGCGTTTGATCGCCTGTGCACCCACATTGGATGTCAGGATGATGAGTGTGTTGCGGAAATCGACAACACGGCCTTTGGAATCCGTCAGACGTCCATCTTCCAGCACTTGCAGAAGAATGTTGAATACTTCTGGATGTGCTTTTTCAATCTCATCCAGCAGTACGACGGAGTAAGGTTTACGACGTACCTTCTCAGTCAATTGGCCGCCTTCTTCATATCCAACATATCCTGGAGGCGCTCCTACCAGGCGGGACGTGGAATGCTTCTCCATGTATTCGGACATATCGATTCGGATAACCGCATTTTCATCTCCGAACATGGATTCAGCCAACGCGCGTGCCAGCTCAGTTTTACCAACCCCGGTTGGACCGAGGAAAATAAAGGAGCCGATTGGACGTTTCGGATCTTTCAGTCCGGCACGTGCCCGGCGAATAGCCCGACTAACTGCCTTAACTGCTTCATCCTGCCCAATTACCCGCTCATGCAGCAATTCTTCCATGTTCAACAAGCGATGCGTTTCTTCCTCTTTCAGCTTGCTAACTGGAACACCTGTCCAAATCGCAACGACCTGAGCAATATCCTCCGGTGTTACTTCGGAATCTGTACGTCCCTGTTGCTCTTTCCATTGGTTTTTCGTAACATCCAGCTCTTCACGAATTTTCTGCTCTGTATCACGCAATGCAGCCGCCTTTTCGAACTCTTGGCTTTGTACAGCCGAATCCTTTTCCTTACGAATATCTTCCAGACGGTTTTCCAGCTGTTTCAAGTTTGGCGGTACCGTATAGGAATTCAGCCTTACCTTGGAACCTGCTTCATCAATAAGGTCAATTGCTTTATCCGGCAGGAAGCGGTCGGTGATATAACGATCTGACAATTTTACTGCCGCTTCAATGGCTTCATCCGTAATTTTCACACGGTGATGCGCTTCATAACGGTCACGCAGGCCGTACAGAATTTGAATAGCTTCTTCTGGAGAAGGCTGATCTACCGTAATCGGCTGGAAGCGACGTTCCAAAGCAGCATCCTTCTCAATATATTTGCGGTATTCGTCCAGCGTTGTCGCACCGATGCATTGCAGCTCGCCACGTGCCAGAGCAGGCTTTAAAATGTTGGAGGCATCAATGGCACCTTCAGCTCCACCAGCACCAATCAGCGTATGCAGCTCATCAATGAACAATACGATGTTTCCTGCTTGACGAATCTCGTCCATAATCTTTTTCAAACGATCCTCAAATTCACCACGATATTTGGTGCCTGCTACTACAGAGCCCATATCCAGTGTCATTACACGCTTGTCGCGCAATGTTTCGGGAATCTCATTGGCAATAATTTTTTGCGCCAATCCTTCGGCAATTGCTGTTTTACCTACCCCTGGCTCACCGATCAGAACCGGATTGTTCTTTGTACGGCGACTGAGCACCTGAATTACACGTTCAATTTCCTTACTACGCCCAATGACAGGGTCCAGGTTGTTCTCCTTCGCAGATGCCGTCAAATCACGTGCCAAGCTGTCCAGCGTTGGTGTGCTGACATTAGCTGGAGCACCATGATGGCTGGAAACAGCCTCGCTGCTGCCGAGCAATTGAAGCACTTGCTGACGTGCTTTATTCAGGCTGATACCCAAGTTATTCAGTACACGAGCTGCTACACCTTCGCCTTCACGGATAAGACCAAGCAAAATATGCTCCGTACCTACATAAGTATGGCCCAGCTTACGAGCTTCATCCATAGACAGCTCGATGACCTTTTTGGCGCGTGGAGTATAGGCAATGTTCGTCGGTTGTTCTTGACCGCGTCCAATCAGCGTTTCCACTTCATCCTGAATTTTTTCCAGTCCCAGCCCTAAACCAATCAAGGCTTTCGCTGCAATTCCTTCACCTTCACGAATGAGGCCGAGCAAAATGTGCTCCGTGCCAATGTTGTTGTGTCCCAATCGAACAGCTTCTTCCTGAGCCAAGGCAAGCACTTTTTGTGCGCGTTCCGTAAATCTTCCAAACATCATATATCCTGCACCTCCACAGTGTGTATTTCAGATCATTCTCTATATTAAAGGGTTGTGCCTAATTTTTGCCGGATCAGCTTCGCCCGGTACATATCGCGCTCACCGGTATTCATTTTATCACCAAAGCTTTTTTGCAGAAATCCGGGCTGCGTCATCACATTCAGCTCATTCATCGTTGCCGTGGATGGACGCTCCAAAATCCCCAAGTCTACGCCAAGACGTACATCGGACAACCGCTGTGCGGCTTCCTTAGATTCCAGTACCGCTGCATATGACAAAATACCGAATGAACGCATCACCCGATCTGTAATCCGCAGCATGGACTCATTCATCAGCCGTTCCCTGGCGGAACGTTCATGCTCTATAATTTGCAGCACTACGCCATGCAGATTTTCGATAATTTCCGCCTCGGTCTGTCCCAGTGTAATTTGATTGGATACCTGAAACAGATTGCCGACTGCTTCACTGCCTTCACCATAAATACCGCGAACGGTAAGACCTACCTGTGAAACAGCAGACAAAATGCGGTTAATCTGATGAGTCATGACCAATGCGGGCAGATGCATCATCACCGAAGCTCTCATCCCTGTGCCGACATTCGTCGGACAACTGGTCAGAAAGCCTCTACGATCATCAAATGCATAATCGACATGCGCCTCAAATGCATCATCAATAACCATAGCACGTTCCCAAGCTTCTCTAACCTGACATCCCGGATATAAGCACTGGATACGCAGATGATCCTCTTCGTTTATCATAACACTAACCGATTCATCATCGCTAATCAAAACAGCACCGTTACGAGATTCGTTCGCCAAATTAGGGCTAATCAAATGCTTCTCAACCAGCACCTGCTTGTCGATCTCATCCAACTCGGATATTTTCAGGGTATGAAAGGTACCAAAGCGTCCTAAATCATCATACTGAAGGATATCCGTCAAGCGTTGAAGTGCTTCTTCCGACTGCTGGTTGGTAGCAAGCATGGGAAAAGGCAGATGCTGCAAGTTACGCGCAATTCTTACCCGACTGCTAATGACAATCTCCGAATCCGCAGCATCACCACGCATCCAATCACTTAGCGGCTTTTCCGTAAACCGGATATTGGGCATTACGCATCCCCTCCTACTCTTCACAAACTTTACTCTTCAGTCATTTCTTTTTCAAGCTTTCTGATTTGATCCCTAAGCTCAGCGGCTGATTCAAATTCTTCCTGTACAATATGCTGTTGCATCTCTTTTTTCAGATCATCAATTTGCCGTTTAACCTTCAATCGGCCTCCGGTGCGAACCGGAACCTTGCCCACATGGCTCGTGCTGCCATGCACACGCTTGAACAGCGGGTCCAGACGGCTGTCAAAATATTGATAGCACGACGGGCACCCAAAGCGCCCCAGCTTACTGAACTGTGCATAGGTCATGCCGCAATCCTTGCATTGCAGGTTTTGCGAACCACTGTGGCCTGGAGTCTGGCTCTTTGTGCTGGAGTCAAAATCCAGCATCCCCGACAACAAGCTATGAATCGAAAAGCCGTTAGGTGTTCCAGGGATCATCTCCCCTTTTTCCTTCGCACACGTCTCACAAATATGAAACTCTGTCTTTTCGCCATTCACGATTTTGGTGAAATGCAAAGTTGCCGGCCGTTTATTACATTCTTGGCACAGCATAAAAGCACCTCCTTCAGCGTCAAGATTTTTGAAAATCCCTACATCTAAATCTTGAATCACACGCTATCTGGCCACCAGCAACGAAATCAGCATAGCTTTAAGCAGCCTTGCCCGCAACTGGTCACGATAGGGAAGTTTCAGCAATAATGTGTCCCTTGATAAAGCGGCCTTCATTAAACTAGCTTCCCTTTTGCTTAAAAAATGTGCTTCTTCCAGCTGATAAATCAGACCTTCTGCTGCCGATTGGCTAATTTCCTCTCCAATGCTTTGATGGAGATGGGTATGGATCGCATGCTGTGCGGGCAGTTGAATTCGCTGAATGCGAATGTAACCCCCACCACCGCGCTTACTTTCCACCACATAGCCTTTTTCCAGCGTAAAACGGGTACTGATTACATAATTAATTTGCGACGGCACGCAGGAAAAGCGGTCAGCCAAATCATTACGCTGAATTTCCACTAAACCTTTGGGACTCTCCAGCAATATGCTCTTCAAATATTGTTCAATAATATCGGAAACATTGCGCATTTCATCATCCTCCACTAACGGAAACGCAAATATTCAGTACATTTCACGCTCCACAGAGTCCGCCATATATTGAACTTAACCAAACGGTAAAATCACGAATCTAAGCCTGTATGGAGGCTAATCAGCTCTCTTACCTCACTTAAAAACATCCCGTTTAGTTTCTAGTGTGACCTTTAATCCTAATAAATCATACACCTTCCCTCATCCTCATGAGATTACAGTGACGTTTAACTACAGATCAGGTCTGTCTTTGCATGCTGTGTTGGTGTCAATGTATTATATACGGCTAAAAACTCAGCGAATTCACACCATTCTAATGAAGCATTACAGGCTCCATTGACTTTGACTTTCTTTGACTATATTCACATTATAGCACAAAATATATTTTTGCCAAGGGGTCAATATCATTTTTCGCAATCTAATTATGTTTTATACAATATAAGAAAAACTCTTCCCTTTACGGAAAGAGTTCTGAAAAATATCGTTAAAATCATCCACACCTTATAAAAGGTATTTAAGCTATATTCCCTAAAAAGTAAAGACTCAAGAGCATTTAAGAGCGTTACAATTAGAAAAAATCCAGCAAAAATGTTTGTGTTACCGGTATTACTCGTTCTAATGCAGATACAGACTCGCTGCGCCCTGTAATACGACTCCACTTATACAGATCAATAGGCCGCTGAAAGCCAAGCATCAGGGCCGTCAGCGACTGGATTCCCAGACTCAAGTCAGCTTCTATAGCGCCCTCGAAAGAACTGCTTGAATCTACTCTGTCCAAATGTCCCTGCCCTTCCGCGTTGACCGTCAATGTCCATATTCCTTCATTCCATGGAGCATAACGATCTGTCAGATGTAAGGTCAAACGTATTTCCTCTCCAATGGCCTTAAAAGGGTATTTCTCCACAAAAGCATCAGCATCTACAATACGGCCCATAAAATAAGGCACTATTTCCTGCTGAATTCTCGGATCATCCAGTAGATATGGCAGATTATCATCAGCCGGAATGTAAATGAATTTACCCTGGGTTATCATCGAATCATGATTGGCAAAATACGTCCACAACGCCCGCCGTGCCGTCTCATTAATATATACCAGTTCGTCGCAATTCAGCTGCTTATCTTCAATTTTGTAGAGTGCATATCCCTGAGGATCGCCTGCTTCAGAGTAATACACTGCGGTCCGGTAGTTCTTATTTAATGTCCGCTCTTGCCACCATTCCTTATCTCGTACCAGCGTACCATTATAACGCGAAGCATATGCTTGATATACTTGGTTCAGCTCAGAAATATCTTTTACATCCCGTTTGACTGTACCTTCGGTTTTAAGCTTGGCAGGGAATTTATCGATCGGAATAATATACTTTTTGTATTCAATATACGTTTCCCACCCAAATTTACGATAGAAGGCAAAGGAGAAAGGATGTAGAAAAGAAAGGCTCTGTCCCGCGGTCTTCATCTCTGCAAGTGTATGTGTCAAAAGACGTGAAACCAGACCGCCGCGCCGCTTTTCCGGCCAAGTTGCCACACCAGCAATGCCCCCCATGTCAAAAACCCGACCCTGTATGTATACCTGTAACGGTAGCAAAGTCAGCTTCGCATTCAAGTCATTTCCGTCGAATATCCCCCAAGTTTGTTCTGGTTTGAATTTCTTTTTGGATTTCTCCAGATCCTCCGGGGACATTGTAAACTGAAAAGCATATTGAGACAACTCAATAGCAGCTTCAAATTCCTCACGTTGTAATTGCCTGATTTCCATAAGTTCGTCACCTCGCTCGTATACTTGGACTTCCACAAAAAGATCACACCTTTAGAGTGTCGCAAAGCCTTGGTTCTCTGTCAACCTTAGGAACAGATGGTTATAGTAAAAATGTATAAAAAAAGAACCACAATCTCAAGGAGATCATGGTCCTTCTTCCTTTTGCTTGGCGACGTCCTACTCTCCCAGGACCCTGCGGTCCAAGTACCATCGGCGCTGGAGGGCTTAACGGTCGTGTTCGGGATGGGTACGTGTGGAACCCCTCCGCTATCGCCACCAAACATGAATTTACATCGTAAATTCTTCCGTGCAGATTTCTGGTACCACGCTACTGCGTGTATAGAAATCCAACGTATTCGTATGTATCTTCTACATACCTTCAAGGTATTACACCCTGAAAACTGAATCCGAAACTCCATTGCGTTCTATACTTTAGGATAAGCCCTCGACCGATTAGTATTGGTCAGCTCCATGCATTACTGCACTTCCACCCCCAACCTATCTACCTCGTCGTCTTCAAGGGGTCTTACATACTGGGAAATCTCATCTTGAGGGGGGCTTCACGCTTAGATGCTTTCAGCGCTTATCCCTTCCGTACATAGCTACCCAGCGGTGCTCCTGGCGGAACAACTGGTACACCAGCGGTACGTCCATCCCGGTCCTCTCGTACTAAGGACAGCTCCTCTCAAATTTCCTACGCCCACGACAGATAGGGACCGAACTGTCTCACGACGTTCTGAACCCAGCTCGCGTACCGCTTTAATGGGCGAACAGCCCAACCCTTGGGACCTACTTCAGCCCCAGGATGCGATGAGCCGACATCGAGGTGCCAAACCTCCCCGTCGATGTGGACTCTTGGGGGAGATAAGCCTGTTATCCCCAGGGTAGCTTTTATCCGTTGAGCGATGGCCCTTCCATGCGGTACCACCGGATCACTAAGCCCGACTTTCGTCCCTGCTCGACTTGTAGGTCTCGCAGTCAAGCTCCCTTCTGCCTTTGCACTCTTCGAATGATTTCCAACCATTCTGAGGGAACCTTGGGGCGCCTCCGTTACTCTTTAGGAGGCGACCGCCCCAGTCAAACTGCCCACCTGACACTGTCCTCGCACCGGATCACGGTACCAAGTTAGAACCTAGATACGATCAGGGTGGTATCCCAAGGATGCCTCCTCTCAAGCTGGCGCTCAAGTCTCTCAGGCTCCCACCTATCCTGTACAGATCGTACCCAAATTCAATATCAAGCTGCAGTAAAGCTCCATGGGGTCTTTCCGTCTTGTCGCGGGTAACCTGCATCTTCACAGGTATTAAAATTTCACCGGATCTCTCGTTGAGACAGCGCCCAAGTCGTTACGCCATTCGTGCGGGTCAGAATTTACCTGACAAGGAATTTCGCTACCTTAGGACCGTTATAGTTACGGCCGCCGTTTACTGGGGCTTCGGTTCATAGCTTCGCCCTAAAAGGACTTACCACTCCCCTTAACCTTCCAGCACCGGGCAGGCGTCAGCCCGTATACTTCGCCTTGCGGCTTCGCACAGACCTGTGTTTTTGCTAAACAGTCGCTTGGGCCTTTTCACTGCGGCCCCCTCGGGCTATTCACCCTACCGAGGCACCCCTTCTCCCGAAGTTACGGGGTCATTTTGCCGAGTTCCTTAACGAGAGTTCTTCCGCGCGCCTTAGAATTCTCTTCTCGCCTACCTGTGTCGGTTTGCGGTACGGGCACCTTCTCCTGGCTAGAGGCTTTTCTTGGCAGTCTGAGATCATGACCTTCGCTACTACAATTTTCGCTCCCCATCACAGCCCAGCCTTACGATGTGCGGATTTGCCTACACACCAGCCTCACTGCTTAGACGGACATCCATCAGTCCGCGTCACTACCCTACTGCGTCACCCCATCGCTCATAACGGATTACGGTGGTACAGGAATTTCGACCTGTTGTCCTTCGACTACGCCTTTCGGCCTCGCCTTAGGTCCCGACTTACCCTGAGCGGACGAACCTTCCTCAGGAACCCTTAGGCTTTCGGCGGATCTGATTCTCACAGATCTTTTCGTTACTCATACCGGCATTCTCACTTGAATGCAGTCCAGCGCTCCTTACGGTACACCTTCAACCCGCATTCAACGCTCCCCTACCCCTGATACCTAAGTATCAAGCCATAGCTTCGGTGGCGTGTTTAGCCCCGTTACATTTTCGGCGCAGAGTCACTCGACCAGTGAGCTATTACGCACTCTTTCAATGGTGGCTGCTTCTAAGCCAACATCCTGGTTGTCTGTGCAACTCCACATCCTTTCCCACTTAACACACACTTGGGGACCTTAGCTGATGGTCTGGGCTGTTTCCCTTTCGACAATGGATCTTAGCACTCACTGTCTGACTCCCGGAACCAAGTCTATGGCATTCGGAGTTTGACTGAGCTTGGTAACCCTTGCGGGCCCCGCACCCAATCAGTGCTCTACCTCCACGACTCTTATTCCGAGGCTAGCCCTAAAGCTATTTCGGGGAGAACCAGCTATCTCCGGGTTCGATTGGAATTTCTCCGCTACCCCCACCTCATCCCCGCATTTTTCAACATGCGTGGGTTCGGGCCTCCAGTGCGT from Paenibacillus sp. FSL R10-2782 includes the following:
- the clpC gene encoding ATP-dependent protease ATP-binding subunit ClpC; this translates as MMFGRFTERAQKVLALAQEEAVRLGHNNIGTEHILLGLIREGEGIAAKALIGLGLGLEKIQDEVETLIGRGQEQPTNIAYTPRAKKVIELSMDEARKLGHTYVGTEHILLGLIREGEGVAARVLNNLGISLNKARQQVLQLLGSSEAVSSHHGAPANVSTPTLDSLARDLTASAKENNLDPVIGRSKEIERVIQVLSRRTKNNPVLIGEPGVGKTAIAEGLAQKIIANEIPETLRDKRVMTLDMGSVVAGTKYRGEFEDRLKKIMDEIRQAGNIVLFIDELHTLIGAGGAEGAIDASNILKPALARGELQCIGATTLDEYRKYIEKDAALERRFQPITVDQPSPEEAIQILYGLRDRYEAHHRVKITDEAIEAAVKLSDRYITDRFLPDKAIDLIDEAGSKVRLNSYTVPPNLKQLENRLEDIRKEKDSAVQSQEFEKAAALRDTEQKIREELDVTKNQWKEQQGRTDSEVTPEDIAQVVAIWTGVPVSKLKEEETHRLLNMEELLHERVIGQDEAVKAVSRAIRRARAGLKDPKRPIGSFIFLGPTGVGKTELARALAESMFGDENAVIRIDMSEYMEKHSTSRLVGAPPGYVGYEEGGQLTEKVRRKPYSVVLLDEIEKAHPEVFNILLQVLEDGRLTDSKGRVVDFRNTLIILTSNVGAQAIKRNSTLGFTAVVDAGADYDNMKGKVMDELKKSFRPEFLNRIDEIIVFHSLEEKHIAEIVSLMSEELRKRLNEYEVDFELTDKAKAFLAKEGFDPAYGARPLRRAIQKHIEDRLSEELLSGNITKGDSLFIDEENGALTVTKKDNVSAKS
- a CDS encoding CtsR family transcriptional regulator; amino-acid sequence: MRNVSDIIEQYLKSILLESPKGLVEIQRNDLADRFSCVPSQINYVISTRFTLEKGYVVESKRGGGGYIRIQRIQLPAQHAIHTHLHQSIGEEISQSAAEGLIYQLEEAHFLSKREASLMKAALSRDTLLLKLPYRDQLRARLLKAMLISLLVAR
- a CDS encoding UvrB/UvrC motif-containing protein, which encodes MLCQECNKRPATLHFTKIVNGEKTEFHICETCAKEKGEMIPGTPNGFSIHSLLSGMLDFDSSTKSQTPGHSGSQNLQCKDCGMTYAQFSKLGRFGCPSCYQYFDSRLDPLFKRVHGSTSHVGKVPVRTGGRLKVKRQIDDLKKEMQQHIVQEEFESAAELRDQIRKLEKEMTEE
- a CDS encoding protein arginine kinase; the protein is MPNIRFTEKPLSDWMRGDAADSEIVISSRVRIARNLQHLPFPMLATNQQSEEALQRLTDILQYDDLGRFGTFHTLKISELDEIDKQVLVEKHLISPNLANESRNGAVLISDDESVSVMINEEDHLRIQCLYPGCQVREAWERAMVIDDAFEAHVDYAFDDRRGFLTSCPTNVGTGMRASVMMHLPALVMTHQINRILSAVSQVGLTVRGIYGEGSEAVGNLFQVSNQITLGQTEAEIIENLHGVVLQIIEHERSARERLMNESMLRITDRVMRSFGILSYAAVLESKEAAQRLSDVRLGVDLGILERPSTATMNELNVMTQPGFLQKSFGDKMNTGERDMYRAKLIRQKLGTTL
- a CDS encoding GNAT family N-acetyltransferase — protein: MEIRQLQREEFEAAIELSQYAFQFTMSPEDLEKSKKKFKPEQTWGIFDGNDLNAKLTLLPLQVYIQGRVFDMGGIAGVATWPEKRRGGLVSRLLTHTLAEMKTAGQSLSFLHPFSFAFYRKFGWETYIEYKKYIIPIDKFPAKLKTEGTVKRDVKDISELNQVYQAYASRYNGTLVRDKEWWQERTLNKNYRTAVYYSEAGDPQGYALYKIEDKQLNCDELVYINETARRALWTYFANHDSMITQGKFIYIPADDNLPYLLDDPRIQQEIVPYFMGRIVDADAFVEKYPFKAIGEEIRLTLHLTDRYAPWNEGIWTLTVNAEGQGHLDRVDSSSSFEGAIEADLSLGIQSLTALMLGFQRPIDLYKWSRITGRSESVSALERVIPVTQTFLLDFF